The genomic DNA ATTTCCGTAACACGATATATGACCTCTTCTTGCATAGAAAATGGGAGCTCACTAATCAGTAGGACGAAACATACTAAGATAATGTATGGAGATACTAATGCGATTATATTACGGAAATATGCCTACAACTTTCACgatatttttcccttttcctTGCTGCGTCTTGCGTACATTCTGATCTCGTGTCGTTGTTTGTTCCGTCCGCAttaacacatacatacatacatatatagaagCAGATATATAAACGTGTagatgtacatatatatgtacatgtatacacacacgtacatgcatatatttgcTTACGTATAAATGTGAAGCTCGAAAAATGACTACACATTTATTCATGTAAAAAGATGTACACattaaattgtttttaattttttcctgttGAAGTGAAACAGAGTGGAATTTGTGCTGGTCCGAAAAGGACTGGATAAACGAAGTGTACGATACCATAACTCTCAAAAATAATCAGTACGTTAATCACTTTAGGAATTATTAtgaagtaatttttttttttttttttcttttatttctcatTTTCTTTGTTTCTAGCAATACAAGAAACAGCCAATATGTACCCTGCTCTGACTATTCGGACTACTCTGACTACTCTGACTACTCGGACTACTCTGACTACTCTGACTACTCGGACTACTCTGACTACTCGGACTGCTCTGACTACTCGGACTACTCTGACTACTATGACTACTCTGACTACTCTGACTACTCTGACTACTCGGACTACTCTGACTACTCGGACTGCTCTGACTACTCGGACTACTCTGACTACTATGACTACTCTGACTACTCTGACTACTCTGACTACTCTGACTACTCTGACTGATCTTTTACGTTTTTTACATCGCTTTGCTTTTCCCTTTAACTAGAAAATAATCTTGACCACCTAGCTGATTACCCTTCATCATTTTtgtatgaaaaataaagaaattttttttttttttttgacccTTTTTCTTCCCCTCCTCCCCGCCATAGCTCACTCGCAAAGACTTGCTGgctaaaaatattaaaagacttaaaaagcaaaatgaaaaaacaaagaacgatgaagaaataaaaaatttagatatAACACCCCTCACATTTGTTTTGCCATTAGagtacaaaatatttttcgaggaatataaaaaaaagagtaatcGCATATGGATCATGAAACCGATAGGGAAATCACAGGGAAAGGGAATATTCCTGTTTGACAAAATTGCGCAAATTAAGGAATGGAGTAGTAGCAAGTGCAAACAGGTGGaagagaaggaaaaaaatagggATAGAGCTAAAGATAGGGGTAAGGACAAAAGTAAGGAACGAGCTGTGAATAGATCTGTGGACCTCGACACAGAACGGGAAACAGAAGCGGAAggggaaaaggaaaaagagaaGAGAGAACAATACATTGTCCAAGAGTACATTTCTAATCCTTTACTAATCGGTGGGAAAAAATTTGATATACGACTGTACGTGTTAATTTTGTCATATTCGCCTTTaactatatatttgtatagaAGTGGTTTCGCTCGATTTTCccatacatattttaaaaatgaaaaaaataatataaatgatataactATGCACTTAACTAATGTGtctatacaaaaaaatgcacAAGGATATGATGACAATGTAGGTGGTAAATGGTTTGTACGagaattgtttttatatatgataagtCGCTACGgatataatgatataatgatgttaattaaaaatattgaaaattgcATTATACAATCCTTTTTAGctgttcataaaattataattaatgatAAGCATTGTTTTGAATTATACGGATTTGACATTCTCATCGATAATAACTTAAAACCTTGGCTGATTGAAGTTAATTCCTCTCCTTCGTTCTCATCCAACACGAACGAAGACTACAccttaaaatttaatatgttaGACGAATTAATgactttaataaatatagaaaaatatactatTCCACATACAGACCGAGTCGGAGATTTCGACTGCATTTATAGAAATGGGGAAAGGGTTCATAGCATAGATCCCTACAATTTCTATTCCCATTTGGGTAACACCTAATTAGCAGCATTTTGAAATTAATCTCTGAGTATGCACAGAAAATAGCCGCTTGATCGGTAAACACGGTCACTTGGCTTCccgtttgtttgtttgtatGTCTATTTTCCAATTTgcaaaattatttgtatatatgtccatttgtttatttgccaaattatatgcttatttttatttttatttttttttttatttttttttttatttttatttttatttttttttttatttttatttttatttttcttttcttttctttttttttttttttccttcatttttCTTAGGGGCTTATTTATCAGGTactgaaaatttaaaacgaATGGCAAAAAATGTCAAGCTGCAGTTAAAAATGAGCATAAATTCGACGAATTGTTAGGAGAATACAGCAGTTGTAGCAGTAACCCAGCTGTAAATACGCCTGTACAAATGTgtgcacatgtacatatacacgtatatgtCTATATGTGTGCGTGGAATGATAAAACGATTAAGTGCATAAGGATTAACTTCGTACGAGCTATATATCCATCTATctaatctttttttaaattatatttgcaTAATCTTTTTTCCACATTCGTGTGGTATTCCTGTGATAACtttttgaaattattattttccgcTAAGTCCTTTGCAAATAATAAAGTTTTTTCCTTAAATGCGCGCACCTAAAGGAGGATACAACGATCagaatatacgtatatacatatacatatatacatatacatatatatatatatatatatatacgtacatatgtgcacacatgtatacatCATGTATGTGCTTGTAAACGCATACACTTAAGTAAGGCACACACAAGAAGGCGGAAAGACAACACACAATTTTGTAACATGCACAGCATATGGGAATTCACATAGGAAGTCATAGAGATGTGTATgcgtgtgtgtatatgtgtttgTATGCGTGTGGGTATGCGTGTGTGTATGCGTGTGGGTATGCGTGTGTGTAAAGCTGGGTGGTACACATTTCTGCATTCATAAATGTTAGCCCCCCCACCCCCACTTGATATACTACATATAATGTATGGTAAATTTAACAAGTTGAATGttctataatattttgtgtaaaaaatgttttactT from Plasmodium brasilianum strain Bolivian I chromosome 10, whole genome shotgun sequence includes the following:
- a CDS encoding tubulin--tyrosine ligase; translation: MKPIGKSQGKGIFLFDKIAQIKEWSSSKCKQVEEKEKNRDRAKDRGKDKSKERAVNRSVDLDTERETEAEGEKEKEKREQYIVQEYISNPLLIGGKKFDIRLYVLILSYSPLTIYLYRSGFARFSHTYFKNEKNNINDITMHLTNVSIQKNAQGYDDNVGGKWFVRELFLYMISRYGYNDIMMLIKNIENCIIQSFLAVHKIIINDKHCFELYGFDILIDNNLKPWLIEVNSSPSFSSNTNEDYTLKFNMLDELMTLINIEKYTIPHTDRVGDFDCIYRNGERVHSIDPYNFYSHLGAYLSGTENLKRMAKNVKLQLKMSINSTNC